In the Flavobacterium sp. J372 genome, one interval contains:
- a CDS encoding TerB family tellurite resistance protein, with protein sequence MGSYEEKLSLLSEMISFAMIDGQVHEREFQFLSIVASQLKVEKDIFLSLFDHKAEKVIPKSEHQRILQFYRLALLMHADGVLHDNEQVAIREMGVNMGLSPFAMKSVLTEMERSPTGLIDPEMLLALFRAQHN encoded by the coding sequence ATGGGCAGCTACGAAGAAAAACTGAGCTTACTAAGCGAGATGATATCTTTTGCAATGATTGACGGGCAAGTGCACGAGCGCGAGTTCCAGTTCCTCTCTATCGTGGCATCTCAGCTTAAAGTTGAGAAAGATATCTTTCTGAGCCTGTTTGACCATAAAGCAGAAAAGGTTATCCCGAAAAGCGAGCATCAGCGCATACTGCAGTTTTACAGGCTGGCGCTGCTTATGCATGCCGATGGCGTGTTGCACGACAATGAACAGGTAGCCATACGCGAAATGGGCGTAAACATGGGGCTGAGCCCATTTGCCATGAAAAGTGTGCTTACAGAAATGGAACGCTCACCAACCGGCCTGATAGATCCTGAAATGCTGCTGGCGCTTTTCAGGGCGCAGCATAACTAA
- a CDS encoding acetyltransferase has translation MEKTKKLIIIGTGETAEIACEYFTYDSAYEVVGFSVSRQYLKEPEFYGLPVYEFETLEEKFSPSEYEVYVAISYVKLNRARANMYNQAKAKGYTCATYVSSRAFVWRNVQLGENVFIFENNVLQHHVKVGNNVILWSGNHVGHRTVIKDHVYLSSHVVISGFCEIGEYSFLGVNSTFNDNIKLGKDNIVGSGALIVKNTEDASLMIGSPAKPAAKTSYEAFNVSAEEI, from the coding sequence ATGGAAAAGACAAAAAAACTAATCATAATAGGTACCGGCGAAACGGCTGAAATTGCCTGTGAATATTTCACGTATGATTCTGCTTATGAAGTTGTTGGCTTCAGCGTAAGCAGGCAATATTTAAAGGAGCCTGAATTCTACGGGCTTCCAGTGTATGAGTTTGAAACACTTGAGGAAAAATTCTCACCTTCAGAATATGAAGTTTATGTTGCTATATCTTACGTAAAACTGAACCGGGCACGGGCAAACATGTATAACCAGGCTAAGGCAAAAGGGTATACCTGTGCAACTTATGTAAGTTCAAGGGCTTTTGTATGGCGCAACGTACAGCTGGGTGAAAATGTTTTCATCTTTGAAAATAACGTTTTACAGCACCATGTAAAAGTTGGCAATAATGTAATTTTATGGTCGGGTAACCACGTTGGGCACCGTACAGTGATAAAAGACCATGTATATCTTTCGTCACACGTAGTGATTTCAGGTTTTTGCGAAATCGGTGAATATTCATTCCTCGGAGTTAACAGCACCTTTAATGACAACATAAAGCTTGGTAAAGACAATATTGTGGGCAGCGGTGCGCTGATTGTGAAAAACACTGAAGATGCCAGCCTAATGATAGGGTCACCGGCAAAACCTGCCGCAAAAACAAGCTACGAAGCGTTTAATGTATCTGCAGAAGAAATATAA
- a CDS encoding DUF4269 domain-containing protein encodes MHKFDTPDYLKDGNHRQRKAYAALTNYVFPYLEKYKPILAGTIPLEIDIEESDLDVLCYITNAEEFVKDLQVNFSSLKRFEVRQTEIDSIPTVIANFFCEGFEVEIFGQNLPVHRQNGYRHMIVEDAILLLEGETFRNEIISLKKQGYKTEPAFAQLLGLEGNPYEALPEYGKTLKIT; translated from the coding sequence TTGCACAAGTTTGATACACCTGATTACCTGAAGGACGGTAATCATCGGCAGCGTAAAGCATATGCTGCACTTACAAACTATGTTTTCCCATATCTTGAAAAGTATAAACCTATACTTGCAGGGACAATACCGCTTGAAATTGATATTGAAGAAAGTGACTTGGATGTATTGTGTTACATAACCAACGCTGAGGAGTTTGTTAAGGATCTTCAGGTAAATTTCAGTTCATTAAAACGATTTGAAGTCCGCCAAACGGAAATTGATTCCATCCCGACTGTTATCGCCAATTTTTTCTGCGAAGGTTTTGAGGTAGAAATATTCGGGCAAAACCTGCCGGTGCACCGGCAAAACGGCTACAGGCATATGATTGTTGAAGATGCTATATTACTGCTTGAGGGCGAAACTTTCCGCAATGAAATCATCAGCCTGAAAAAGCAGGGATATAAAACTGAGCCCGCCTTTGCACAATTGCTGGGCCTGGAAGGAAACCCGTATGAAGCCTTGCCGGAATATGGCAAAACACTAAAAATTACCTAA
- a CDS encoding CsbD family protein has product MPNSTEIQGGWDEFKGKLKQRYAELTDDDLTYEEGKDDEMWGRLEQKLGKAKKEILSLFQ; this is encoded by the coding sequence ATGCCAAATTCAACAGAAATCCAGGGAGGCTGGGACGAATTCAAAGGAAAACTAAAACAGAGATATGCCGAACTTACAGATGATGATCTGACTTATGAGGAAGGCAAAGACGACGAAATGTGGGGCCGTCTTGAACAGAAGCTGGGCAAAGCGAAGAAAGAAATACTTTCGTTATTCCAATAG
- a CDS encoding CCA tRNA nucleotidyltransferase has translation MKDNPSYKEALQHPVFSITSQAAAQLDVKSYVIGGYVRDFLLDRGLKKDIDIVAVGSGIDLAQKVSSLLPKKPKVQVFKNYGTAMLHFDEADGSKIDVEFVGARKESYQWESRKPHVETGTLEDDQNRRDFTINALALSLNEDDFGTLVDPFNGVEDLQNKIIRTPLDPDITYSDDPLRMMRAIRFATQLNFTIEKESLKAITRNKERISIISGERIVDELNKILMAPVPSVGFKLLHDTGLLHIILPELTALQGVQEVEGQTHKDNFYHTLEVVDNIAPNTNDVWLRWAALLHDIGKAPTKKFSKKVGWTFHGHEFVGSKMVKKLFERLHMPLNQKLKFVSKMVMLSSRPIVLAQDEVTDSAVRRLIFDAGEDVENLMTLCEADITTKNATKFRKYHNNFKIVRQKIVEVEERDHVRNFQPPITGEEIMEIFNLKPSREIGILKEAIKEAILEGEIPNEYQAAHDFMMMRAKKLGLEITK, from the coding sequence ATGAAAGACAATCCTTCATATAAAGAAGCCCTACAACACCCTGTTTTCAGCATCACATCGCAGGCCGCCGCACAGCTCGATGTTAAGAGTTATGTCATTGGCGGTTATGTGAGAGATTTTCTTCTTGACCGCGGACTTAAGAAAGATATTGACATTGTTGCCGTTGGCAGCGGGATAGATTTGGCGCAGAAAGTATCTTCCCTCCTACCAAAAAAACCCAAAGTTCAGGTATTCAAAAATTACGGTACAGCCATGCTGCATTTTGATGAAGCAGACGGCAGTAAGATTGACGTAGAGTTTGTTGGCGCGAGAAAGGAATCATACCAATGGGAAAGCCGTAAGCCGCATGTAGAAACCGGTACGCTGGAAGACGACCAGAACAGGCGCGATTTCACCATAAATGCACTGGCGCTGTCGCTGAATGAAGATGATTTCGGGACGTTGGTTGACCCGTTTAATGGCGTGGAAGACCTTCAGAATAAAATAATACGTACACCCCTTGACCCGGATATTACGTATAGTGACGATCCGCTCAGGATGATGCGCGCTATACGCTTTGCAACGCAGCTAAATTTCACGATTGAAAAAGAATCACTTAAAGCCATCACTCGAAATAAAGAGCGTATAAGCATTATTTCGGGTGAGCGTATAGTTGATGAACTCAATAAGATATTGATGGCTCCTGTGCCTTCTGTGGGCTTTAAACTGCTGCATGACACAGGATTACTGCACATAATCTTACCTGAGCTTACGGCGCTGCAGGGCGTGCAGGAAGTGGAAGGCCAAACACATAAAGATAATTTTTACCACACGCTTGAAGTGGTGGATAACATTGCCCCTAACACCAATGACGTGTGGCTGAGATGGGCGGCATTGTTGCATGATATTGGCAAGGCGCCTACTAAAAAATTCAGTAAAAAAGTGGGCTGGACATTTCATGGTCATGAGTTTGTAGGCAGCAAAATGGTAAAGAAACTGTTTGAAAGGCTGCACATGCCGCTGAACCAAAAACTGAAGTTCGTCTCTAAAATGGTGATGCTGAGCTCAAGGCCTATTGTTCTTGCTCAGGATGAAGTAACCGATTCTGCCGTACGCCGCCTGATATTTGACGCGGGGGAAGATGTAGAAAACCTGATGACGCTTTGCGAGGCCGACATTACCACCAAAAACGCCACCAAGTTCAGGAAGTACCATAACAACTTTAAAATTGTACGCCAAAAAATAGTGGAAGTTGAAGAGCGCGACCATGTGCGCAACTTCCAGCCGCCGATTACAGGAGAAGAGATTATGGAGATCTTCAACCTTAAGCCATCGCGGGAGATAGGGATATTGAAGGAGGCAATTAAGGAGGCAATTTTGGAAGGGGAAATTCCGAATGAATATCAGGCAGCACACGATTTTATGATGATGCGGGCTAAGAAATTGGGACTTGAAATAACTAAGTAG
- a CDS encoding alpha/beta hydrolase: MFSPKKSNAKDKGAVTEFIIEAPQLGREKTIWVYLPHNYDEKERFPVIYMHDGQNVFDHAESLKREWHLEEKLNDLHSEAIIVGIEHGGDKHRIDEMTPYPNDTHGGGHADDYLDFIINTLKPYVDENFKTLTNKENTTIFGSSVGGLISFYALLKHPEVFGNAGVFSPSFWFSDDIYRLIERVEKIDGRVYFMAGDHESQAMIPDLEKMEELVMGRVDDPKQIHKKIVHNGHHNEKLWRTQFKDAYLWLLGD, encoded by the coding sequence ATTTTCAGCCCTAAGAAATCTAACGCAAAAGATAAGGGAGCTGTAACTGAATTCATCATTGAAGCGCCGCAGCTCGGCCGCGAAAAAACCATTTGGGTATACCTGCCTCATAATTATGATGAGAAAGAAAGATTCCCGGTGATTTATATGCACGACGGGCAGAATGTTTTTGACCATGCCGAATCACTGAAACGGGAGTGGCACCTTGAAGAAAAGCTGAACGACCTGCACAGCGAAGCCATAATTGTTGGCATTGAGCATGGAGGCGACAAGCACCGCATTGATGAGATGACGCCCTACCCCAACGACACTCATGGCGGCGGCCATGCCGATGATTATCTTGATTTTATCATCAATACCCTGAAACCATATGTGGATGAAAACTTTAAAACGCTTACAAATAAAGAAAATACGACCATTTTCGGTAGCTCGGTTGGCGGATTGATTTCATTTTATGCACTACTCAAACATCCTGAAGTGTTCGGAAACGCGGGAGTGTTTTCGCCATCATTCTGGTTTAGCGATGATATTTACCGCCTGATTGAGAGGGTTGAGAAGATTGACGGACGCGTATACTTTATGGCCGGTGATCACGAGAGTCAGGCAATGATTCCGGACCTTGAGAAAATGGAGGAGCTGGTGATGGGCAGAGTTGACGACCCAAAGCAAATACATAAAAAAATTGTGCATAACGGCCACCACAACGAAAAGCTTTGGCGCACCCAGTTTAAAGATGCTTACCTGTGGCTTTTGGGTGATTAG
- a CDS encoding heme A synthase, with the protein MKINFTKITKVALVLVYLVIVAGALVRMTGSGMGCPDWPRCFGYYIPPTDIKELMWTPNHTFEKGQVIIKDEKLWVAKETFTTGTQYDAANWQEYTKHDYAEFNPVHTWVEYVNRLVGALAGLAVFIMAVASFKFWRTKSSIILLSWLTVFLMGFQAWLGKTVVDSVLSPVKITTHMVVALIIVAIILYILHLAKPTKVAFKHDKMFKIMLWAALFLTLIQVVLGTQVRQFVDERVKMLGYENMHLILDNPLVTFYFHRTFSFVLFFSNLYLYLRNKRLGLGFAKTGWVMVLLLIEIASGIAMYYADFPFGMQSTHLVAASLLFGVQFYMILESRRKQLDSENF; encoded by the coding sequence ATGAAAATCAATTTTACAAAGATTACGAAGGTTGCTCTTGTACTGGTTTATCTGGTTATTGTGGCAGGAGCCCTTGTACGTATGACAGGCAGCGGAATGGGCTGTCCTGACTGGCCGAGGTGTTTTGGGTATTACATTCCCCCTACCGATATTAAAGAGTTGATGTGGACTCCCAACCATACCTTTGAGAAAGGGCAGGTTATCATCAAAGATGAAAAATTGTGGGTAGCAAAAGAAACCTTTACTACCGGGACACAATATGATGCAGCCAATTGGCAGGAATACACTAAGCATGACTATGCCGAGTTTAACCCCGTACATACATGGGTAGAATACGTTAACAGGCTTGTGGGAGCATTGGCGGGCCTTGCCGTTTTTATAATGGCTGTGGCATCTTTTAAATTCTGGCGGACGAAGAGCAGCATCATACTGTTGTCATGGCTTACAGTATTTCTTATGGGTTTCCAGGCATGGCTTGGCAAAACCGTGGTTGACAGTGTACTCAGTCCGGTTAAAATTACCACCCATATGGTAGTAGCCCTTATAATCGTTGCGATTATCTTATACATTCTGCATTTGGCAAAACCGACTAAAGTAGCATTTAAACATGACAAAATGTTTAAAATTATGCTTTGGGCTGCATTATTTCTAACACTGATACAGGTGGTTCTGGGTACGCAGGTGCGCCAGTTTGTAGATGAGCGCGTAAAAATGCTTGGCTACGAAAACATGCACCTAATACTTGATAATCCGCTGGTAACGTTCTATTTCCACCGGACATTTTCTTTTGTGTTATTCTTTTCTAATCTTTACCTATACCTCCGTAACAAAAGACTCGGACTTGGCTTTGCCAAAACAGGCTGGGTCATGGTGCTATTACTAATAGAGATTGCATCAGGTATTGCAATGTATTATGCTGATTTTCCGTTCGGGATGCAAAGTACGCACCTTGTGGCGGCATCATTGCTGTTTGGGGTACAGTTTTATATGATACTGGAAAGCAGAAGGAAACAATTAGATTCAGAAAACTTTTAG
- a CDS encoding alpha/beta hydrolase, with translation MIRLFTILTALLTVFALRSQENTISKNVSSLTLNSPQLGKDKKIWLYLPHDYAASGKSYPVIYMHDGQNLFDAKTSAFGEWDADRVLDSLNADVIVVGIEHGGDKRIDELTPYPHPKYGGGGADVYLDFIVKTVKPYIDKNYRTKGNRKNTIIWGSSLGGLTSYYALLKYPDVFGMAGVFSPSFWFTDDIYKLTESTPKIKRKIYFMAGESESEDMVPDLLKMQKLLQDKNNPPKMELKIIKGGKHNEKLWRKAFAEAYLWLIKD, from the coding sequence ATGATACGGCTTTTTACAATCTTAACGGCATTGCTTACAGTATTTGCCCTACGGTCACAGGAAAATACCATTTCTAAAAACGTGTCATCTCTCACACTGAACTCTCCTCAACTGGGCAAAGACAAGAAAATATGGCTGTACCTCCCGCATGACTACGCAGCTTCAGGGAAATCATATCCTGTAATTTATATGCACGACGGGCAGAATCTTTTTGATGCGAAAACATCAGCTTTTGGTGAGTGGGATGCCGACCGTGTGCTTGACAGCCTGAACGCCGATGTTATTGTTGTAGGCATAGAGCACGGCGGCGATAAACGCATTGATGAGCTCACTCCCTACCCACACCCAAAATATGGAGGCGGCGGTGCAGATGTATACCTGGACTTCATTGTAAAGACTGTAAAACCATATATAGACAAAAATTACAGGACAAAGGGAAACAGGAAAAACACAATCATTTGGGGTAGCTCACTTGGCGGGCTGACGTCTTACTACGCACTACTGAAATACCCTGACGTTTTTGGCATGGCGGGGGTGTTCTCACCATCTTTCTGGTTTACTGATGATATTTATAAACTGACGGAAAGCACTCCGAAAATAAAAAGGAAGATTTATTTTATGGCGGGCGAGAGCGAGAGCGAAGATATGGTGCCGGACCTGCTGAAAATGCAAAAGCTGCTACAGGATAAAAACAATCCGCCGAAGATGGAACTTAAAATCATTAAAGGAGGCAAACATAATGAAAAGCTATGGCGCAAAGCATTTGCAGAAGCATATTTATGGCTGATAAAGGATTAA
- a CDS encoding DegT/DnrJ/EryC1/StrS aminotransferase family protein, with protein sequence MEVKFLDLHKINMQHQQEIEERLLKTFRSGWYLLGNETKTFEQNLSAYIGTKHAIGVANGLDALRLILKAYIELGIMQEGDEVIVPANTYIASVLAITDNGLKPVFVEPDISTYNIDISAIEAAITNRTKAIMIVHLYGRVVFSEDLKKIAQQRNLKIIEDNAQAIGAVWNGIKTGNLGDAAGYSFYPGKNLGALGDGGAVTTNDDALAKAVRAIANYGSEVKYTNKYKGLNSRLDELQAAALDVKLKYIDTENQRRREIAAAYITGIANSKLILPENPGDEHVWHLFVVRTDNRDGLQNYLTSNNIHTQIHYPTPPHKQEAYSEYSHLSLPITEKIHNEVLSLPISPVMTNNEVQYVIDTVNKY encoded by the coding sequence ATGGAAGTAAAATTTTTAGACCTGCATAAGATAAATATGCAGCATCAGCAGGAGATAGAAGAACGACTTTTAAAAACCTTCCGCAGCGGCTGGTATCTACTGGGCAATGAAACTAAAACCTTTGAGCAAAATCTTTCTGCTTACATAGGTACCAAACATGCAATAGGCGTAGCTAACGGCCTTGACGCACTGAGGCTTATACTTAAAGCCTATATAGAATTAGGTATTATGCAGGAAGGTGATGAAGTTATTGTGCCTGCCAATACCTATATTGCTTCTGTACTTGCAATAACTGATAATGGGCTGAAGCCGGTTTTTGTTGAGCCGGACATCAGCACATATAATATTGATATTTCAGCAATAGAAGCTGCAATCACGAACCGTACAAAAGCTATAATGATTGTACACCTTTACGGGCGTGTGGTATTTTCTGAGGATTTGAAAAAAATTGCGCAACAACGCAATTTGAAAATAATTGAGGACAATGCACAGGCAATCGGGGCGGTATGGAACGGCATAAAGACGGGAAACCTTGGCGATGCAGCGGGTTATAGTTTTTATCCGGGCAAGAATTTAGGTGCGCTAGGAGACGGCGGTGCAGTAACTACAAATGATGATGCACTGGCTAAAGCTGTACGGGCCATCGCCAACTACGGTTCAGAAGTAAAATATACTAACAAATACAAGGGTCTTAATTCAAGGCTTGATGAATTGCAGGCTGCAGCGCTGGACGTAAAGCTGAAATACATTGATACTGAAAATCAACGCAGGAGAGAAATTGCTGCGGCTTACATTACGGGTATTGCCAATTCAAAATTAATCCTTCCTGAAAACCCGGGTGATGAACATGTATGGCATTTGTTTGTTGTGCGGACTGATAATCGTGACGGACTTCAAAATTACCTGACTAGCAACAATATACATACCCAGATACATTACCCAACCCCGCCACATAAGCAGGAGGCTTACAGTGAGTATAGCCATCTGAGCTTACCGATTACAGAGAAAATTCATAATGAGGTGCTCAGTCTGCCTATAAGCCCTGTGATGACCAATAATGAAGTACAATATGTTATTGATACTGTAAATAAATACTAA
- the rplS gene encoding 50S ribosomal protein L19, with translation MTTDLVKFVQDEFVAKKDFPEFNSGDTITVYYEIKEGEKTRTQFFKGVVIQKRGAGITETFTIRKMSGSVGVERIFPVNMPALQKIEVNQRGKVRRARIFYFRDLTGKKAKIKERRR, from the coding sequence ATGACAACTGATTTAGTAAAATTCGTTCAGGACGAATTCGTTGCAAAAAAAGATTTCCCTGAGTTCAATTCAGGTGACACAATTACTGTGTACTACGAAATTAAGGAAGGTGAAAAAACACGTACCCAGTTCTTCAAAGGTGTAGTTATCCAGAAGAGGGGTGCAGGTATCACTGAAACTTTCACTATCCGTAAAATGTCAGGTTCTGTGGGTGTTGAGCGTATCTTCCCTGTAAACATGCCTGCACTTCAAAAAATTGAAGTTAACCAGAGAGGTAAAGTTCGCAGGGCACGTATATTCTACTTCCGCGACCTTACAGGTAAAAAAGCGAAAATCAAAGAAAGAAGAAGGTAA
- a CDS encoding L-threonylcarbamoyladenylate synthase produces the protein MDNINEEVHNAFEAIKNGGIILYPTDTVWGIGCDATNPDAVKKIYELKQREETKSMIVLMNGDRMVHNVFNNIPEVAWQILDLSDKPTTLVLDNPRNVAPNLIAPDKTLGMRLVKEPFCYKLMERMKKPLVSTSANISGMPTPSSFKEIDHHILDGVDYVVNLHHDKIAAKPSTIIKIGNDLQVKVIRP, from the coding sequence ATGGATAACATTAATGAAGAAGTACACAACGCATTTGAGGCCATAAAGAACGGAGGGATCATACTCTACCCTACTGATACCGTTTGGGGCATTGGCTGTGATGCCACCAATCCTGATGCCGTTAAAAAAATTTATGAGCTGAAGCAGCGTGAGGAAACCAAGAGTATGATAGTACTCATGAACGGCGACCGCATGGTGCATAACGTTTTCAATAATATACCTGAAGTGGCCTGGCAAATTCTCGACCTTAGCGATAAGCCCACAACGTTAGTTCTTGACAATCCGCGTAATGTAGCGCCAAACCTCATCGCTCCGGATAAAACACTGGGTATGCGCCTTGTAAAAGAACCTTTTTGCTACAAATTGATGGAGCGTATGAAGAAACCGTTGGTCTCAACTTCGGCTAATATAAGCGGTATGCCTACACCAAGTTCATTCAAAGAAATTGACCATCATATTTTGGACGGCGTAGACTATGTTGTAAATTTGCATCACGATAAAATTGCCGCAAAACCAAGTACCATCATCAAGATCGGGAATGATTTGCAGGTAAAAGTGATACGACCTTAA
- a CDS encoding transposase has product MPFINIYLHIVFSTKNRYPYLKTPEVRRQVWKHIFENARSKGIFIDQINGYSDHCHILLSLGSEQTLAKVVQLIKGESSHWINKNKSVAMKSLSGRMIILQFQCPHL; this is encoded by the coding sequence ATGCCTTTCATCAACATTTATCTTCATATAGTCTTTTCAACCAAAAACAGATATCCATATCTTAAAACTCCCGAAGTCCGGCGACAGGTATGGAAACATATTTTTGAGAATGCTCGGAGCAAGGGCATTTTTATAGACCAAATTAACGGCTACTCAGACCATTGCCACATACTACTCTCGTTAGGTTCAGAACAAACATTAGCCAAAGTTGTACAGCTAATTAAAGGAGAAAGTTCGCACTGGATTAACAAAAACAAATCTGTGGCAATGAAGAGTTTGAGTGGCAGAATGATTATTTTGCAGTTTCAGTGTCCGCATCTGTAA
- a CDS encoding glycosyltransferase family 2 protein has product MAGKISVTLALLAMNHEKYILQACESIAAQTYKDFEVVFLDNNSTDRTFEIADEYFKTSGIKYRGYKNDVNKNVSQNLNILVDRAETDYITFLSGDDWYTEDNMQKKIDFMLQTGADVVFTDGYKYLQDTGETVALYDPRNKKKAINLANYFNEAITGNFLYAIGFMTSRKILSDLKFDENIMMEDWDICLRLAYNGHKMAFLNEPLFYYRVMLTSLSNNKEVMHKDYAVVINKFIDHINSDKVLSKKYWLRQYKSRIRELEKIQDKSKAELQEYAENKQKYAALKYPFPINKIIASYWSLKK; this is encoded by the coding sequence ATGGCAGGCAAAATTTCTGTAACGCTGGCGCTGCTTGCCATGAACCACGAAAAGTACATTTTGCAGGCATGCGAAAGTATTGCTGCCCAGACATATAAGGATTTTGAAGTAGTTTTTCTTGATAACAACTCAACCGACCGCACTTTTGAAATTGCTGATGAGTATTTTAAAACTTCAGGAATTAAGTATCGCGGTTACAAAAACGATGTTAACAAAAATGTTTCGCAGAATCTGAATATACTGGTTGACCGTGCAGAAACGGACTACATTACTTTCCTTTCGGGTGACGACTGGTATACTGAGGATAACATGCAGAAGAAGATTGACTTCATGTTACAGACAGGTGCCGATGTTGTATTTACCGATGGTTACAAATACCTTCAGGATACTGGTGAAACTGTTGCCTTATACGACCCCCGCAATAAGAAAAAAGCAATCAATCTCGCTAACTACTTTAATGAAGCCATAACAGGCAACTTCCTGTATGCTATTGGTTTTATGACGAGTCGCAAAATACTTTCTGACCTGAAATTTGATGAGAACATCATGATGGAAGACTGGGATATCTGCCTGCGCCTGGCTTACAACGGGCACAAAATGGCATTTCTTAACGAGCCGCTGTTTTACTACAGGGTGATGTTGACCAGCCTTTCAAACAATAAAGAAGTGATGCATAAAGACTATGCTGTTGTCATCAACAAATTTATTGACCATATCAACAGCGACAAGGTATTGAGCAAAAAATATTGGCTGAGGCAATACAAAAGCAGGATACGCGAGCTGGAAAAAATTCAGGATAAAAGTAAAGCCGAGCTGCAGGAATACGCTGAAAACAAACAAAAGTACGCAGCGCTTAAATATCCGTTTCCAATAAATAAGATAATTGCGTCATATTGGTCGCTAAAGAAGTAA
- a CDS encoding T9SS type A sorting domain-containing protein produces MGKIYLLPVLLVPLSAICQFGQPQFIDAAGSANSISQYIKTGDFDANGTKDIIVGNDITSKIRVYSNNGNLNFLVVGNVADTWQSLKTMDMADFNGDGTPDIVVVEAGSQQTISWHANINGSYQQKTLIKSGLTFVLGRVLAHDFNGDGKADIILLNHNNILLFTNMGGGSFSAGENVILPDDETEFYDLILGDFNNDSFKDFAIATGGFEIYLNNGNAQFTRVDGVNDTVTMLMGAGDFNNDGLDDITFKAVSMKGWKNSASPNFTASIITSAGQGAKSYHCADLDGDNYDDILTQDNQFGTVSWYKSNGDGTFAAKQDIYVNTGGVIPTAVYADDLDGDGDNEVIWTTGNGIVAVHNNNTVLSHSDKTTQKLSIYPNPAGEFLYISAGSSLQSVSVYNMLGQKVLSASTQEINDGAIRVDGLQAGSYMVVANNGKAVTNLKFIKS; encoded by the coding sequence ATGGGAAAAATTTACTTATTGCCAGTCTTATTGGTACCCCTCTCGGCTATTTGCCAGTTTGGCCAGCCACAGTTTATTGATGCAGCCGGCAGCGCTAATTCTATAAGCCAATACATAAAAACAGGTGATTTTGATGCAAACGGCACAAAAGATATTATTGTAGGCAATGACATTACAAGTAAGATAAGGGTTTATAGTAATAACGGAAACCTGAATTTTTTGGTTGTAGGTAATGTTGCCGATACCTGGCAAAGTTTAAAAACAATGGACATGGCCGATTTTAACGGAGATGGTACGCCTGACATTGTAGTTGTAGAGGCAGGTTCACAACAAACAATTTCATGGCACGCAAATATTAATGGATCGTACCAGCAAAAAACGCTTATAAAGTCGGGGCTTACTTTTGTTTTGGGCCGGGTCCTGGCACATGATTTCAACGGTGACGGAAAAGCTGATATAATTTTGCTGAACCATAATAACATATTGCTTTTTACCAATATGGGCGGAGGCAGCTTTTCAGCGGGAGAAAATGTAATACTCCCCGATGATGAAACCGAATTTTATGATTTGATACTGGGTGATTTCAACAATGACAGTTTTAAAGATTTTGCAATTGCTACAGGCGGGTTTGAAATATACCTGAATAACGGAAATGCACAGTTTACCAGAGTTGACGGCGTTAATGATACTGTAACCATGTTAATGGGTGCGGGCGATTTTAATAATGACGGGCTTGATGATATAACTTTTAAAGCTGTTAGTATGAAAGGGTGGAAAAATTCAGCCTCTCCCAACTTTACTGCCAGCATCATCACTTCAGCAGGCCAGGGTGCAAAATCTTACCACTGTGCCGATCTTGACGGTGATAATTATGACGATATACTTACGCAGGATAATCAATTTGGTACAGTATCGTGGTATAAGAGCAACGGTGACGGAACATTTGCTGCAAAACAGGATATTTATGTAAATACAGGCGGGGTAATACCTACCGCCGTATATGCTGATGACCTGGATGGTGACGGTGACAATGAAGTGATTTGGACTACCGGTAACGGGATTGTGGCTGTGCACAACAATAATACAGTATTGTCACATAGTGATAAAACCACCCAAAAACTGAGCATCTACCCAAACCCTGCCGGAGAATTTCTATACATTTCAGCAGGCAGTTCTTTACAATCTGTTAGCGTTTATAATATGCTGGGGCAAAAAGTCTTATCAGCATCAACGCAAGAAATAAATGACGGAGCCATAAGGGTTGATGGTTTGCAGGCCGGTTCTTACATGGTTGTGGCTAATAATGGCAAGGCCGTTACAAACCTTAAATTTATTAAGTCATAA